The Prosthecomicrobium sp. N25 nucleotide sequence TGCAGGGCGAGCAGGAGGCCCCCAACATGGTCCAGGGCCTGCCGGACCTCCCGGAGGGCAACCCGCTCGAGCGCTTCTTCCGCGAATACGGCGAGCGCAACATGCCCGGTCAGCGCGGCCGCAACGAGCGACCCCCGATGCAGCGCGTGATGTCCCAAGGCTCGGGCTTCATCATCGCCCCGGAGGGCAAGATCGTCACCAACTTCCACGTCGTGAAGGGCGCCAAGGAGGTGACCGTCGTCACCAACGACGGCAACGAGTACCGCGCCAAGGTGATCGGCTCCGACGAGAAGACCGACGTCGCGGTCGTCCAGATCGACGAGAAGGGCCGGACCTTCCCGACCGTCTCCTTCGCCCGTACCGACATCCGTGTCGGCGACTGGGTCCTCGCCGTCGGCAATCCCTTCGGGCTCGGCGGCAGCGTGACGGCCGGCATCGTCTCGGCCCGCGGACGCGAGATCGGCGCCGGTCCCTACGACGACTTCCTGCAGATCGACGCCCCGATCAACCGCGGCAACTCCGGCGGGCCGACCTTCAATCTCGCCGGCGAGGTGGTGGGCGTGAACACGGCCATCTTTTCGCCCTCCGGCGGTTCGGTCGGCATCGGCTTCGCCATCCCGACCGCGACGGTGGAGCGGGTGATCGCCCAGCTCGAGCGCAACGGCGAGGTGGTGCGCGGCTGGCTCGGCGTCCAGATCCAGCCGATCAACCGCGACATCGCGGACGGCCTGGGCCTGAAGGACGCCCGCGGCGCCCTCGTCTCCGAGCCGCAGCCGGACTCGCCCGCCGCCAAGGCCGGCATCCGCTCCGGCGACGCCATCCTGGCCGTCGACGGCAAGGCCGTGCGCAACCCGCGCGATCTCGCCCGCACCATCGCCGACTACGACCCGGGCGCCTCCGTGCGCATCACGGTCCTGCGCGGCGGCAAGGAGCAGGATGTCACCGTCGTGCTCGGCAAGCTGCCGGCCGAGACCCCGCGGGAGG carries:
- a CDS encoding Do family serine endopeptidase, giving the protein MIDQVKSAAGILAGKRKALLAGVLSLGMVGALAAEGVLTAVPPASAQAVTAPTAPQNGHAINTFSFADVVDRVAPAVVSIRVQGEQEAPNMVQGLPDLPEGNPLERFFREYGERNMPGQRGRNERPPMQRVMSQGSGFIIAPEGKIVTNFHVVKGAKEVTVVTNDGNEYRAKVIGSDEKTDVAVVQIDEKGRTFPTVSFARTDIRVGDWVLAVGNPFGLGGSVTAGIVSARGREIGAGPYDDFLQIDAPINRGNSGGPTFNLAGEVVGVNTAIFSPSGGSVGIGFAIPTATVERVIAQLERNGEVVRGWLGVQIQPINRDIADGLGLKDARGALVSEPQPDSPAAKAGIRSGDAILAVDGKAVRNPRDLARTIADYDPGASVRITVLRGGKEQDVTVVLGKLPAETPREANNRRGGGTDGAPASLADLGLAVAPAGDVGSGDRGVAVVRVDPNGPAASRGIEVGDVILEVQGRTVATPRDMTDAIRSARTDGRKTVLARVKRGEQTRFVPLPVAG